The Alnus glutinosa chromosome 8, dhAlnGlut1.1, whole genome shotgun sequence DNA segment AATTAATGGTGTGTCAACTACAAATGTTTTGTAAGTGTGAACAACGACTTgtaatttctcattcttttataATGGATTGATTTTTGGGATTTGGCTGACTcggagtaattttaattttgaagagTTATTTAAAAGGTTCCCAATTCATCATCAAATTACTcgtattgatttatttattgatttaaatATATTTGATGATAATTTGTgtgattgataatttttaaattccacattacATTGAGAACACATCTTTAACCCTCCATTCTAGGTGTTGGTTAGagtctagtttatatttttcaatttactaTAAAGACATGTTATGGGTGACGTAAGAATgcaattttaatgtttttttgatTGATTATCAATTAAAAACACCATGaaactacttttcttttttatcctaGCTACCTCGAATCCTTAACTAATTTATTCTCAATTGGTTTTGAAAAGAGTTGTAACTCTtgttttgtttgtctttatGAATCCACTAAGCACAACACCTTAGCTTCCTCTTAAGCTTCAAAAGTTGAAGGCTATAAAGATTAATGATCCGGCCTTAAGGCAAAGTAAAAGATGGATTAAATGGTGATCCTGActaattaaccattttttttagcGACAGGCACGTTGTATTGTGGCCATGGATAATGCCCTAATCGATATTTGATTCATTGATTGGCatccaaaaaggaaaagaaaaaaaaaaagtacaatgaTCGAAAAAGAGTTGGACACACGCAAACATGGATGAGgggcaaaagaaaaacaatcgACAAGTGTAAGAATGCTAGCTACTGCTTTAGTACtgattctttatttttcttttcgctttttccttttcccttctAAATAAGAAAATGGTAagatatataaattaatataatgCCGGCCCCCAACCCCAACATTCCTTCCACATGTTTTACTCCTAACTTGGAATGCCGCCTTACatttatgagaaatgctatttaattAGCAAACTGCTATATTTTAAactgataaaataataataataataataaaagattacACTGTAGCAAAATAGATGAAAATACTCTATTTTAAAAGATTTGctgaaaaaataaagtaaaactaTTATGAACCACGTAAAAAGATAATTAGGTGGAAGAATATGGCTTGGGAGTGGGAGAGAATATTTACTCAAAGTAACTAAAGTAGCCAGGTGGGCAGGTGACGTGACCTTGATGATGTCAGAAAGTGAAACTGTACGTATCTGAGGTGGGCAGGTCTACTGCCAACATATATAGGGGCCACCACatgcaattaaataaaattatattatccTTTCATACGTGGCTTTTAGCTTTGTTTAGACCCCCATCGCAAGCAAGGTACCATGTTCAACAAGCTCTTTATTCCCTTCTTCTCATTATATAAGCCTAAGATTGCGAAATTTTAATATCACGTACTCTCCTGCCCACTGAAATTAACCACCCCCTAATTATTTAACATGGCCAGCAGCAACGGCAACACACAGCCAGCTCTTAAGATGCAGCAGCTGATCAAGAGTGACCGTCGACGGACGTTCTCATCATCTGATGACGGTGCAATGATGAAGCAGATTCAGGCAACGCATTCCCCTGATGGTCGTGAAGTTGATGTCAAGCCCATTCTGAATATCATTGAGGACATCTTGCGTCGTGCCATTCCTACCATTGATGGTGTTCTTATTAATGTATTTCtcatttcattttctctttaatttgccatcttaattatattattaattatgatTATGTTATTGCCtagtaaatatattaaaaacaatatatgaagAACATTCAATATTCATGATTATTAAtggtatttttaaatattagtcACTGATATATGTTCTGTATTTTTGTGTAGGGTAAGCAAGAACAAGTGGATACGGCGGAAGACAAGAGTACTAGTCAGCTGGCTGATTTTCTTGGCGTTCTTGAAGCATTGGCTTACCTCATACATAAAATTTCCTGCGAGGTTACTTTTGAGACCTGAGTCAAACACCTTCTCAATCTTATATTATTTCCTCTGCTAATTAGAACAAATACTTAATTGTCATTCTTTAAGGTGCAATTGAGATTGCGAttgatttcgtagataaaaagtgcaattttaaaccaaatcataaaaaattagttgtttggaattgcgtttctaaaaaaattgtgatttgaaaacgtagaaaatctgcttttttaaGAGTCCGTTTcagtttgtgatttcaaaaaatgcaatttgaaaaaatgatttataaaacattgttaagcgtttggcaaaatcgcaattgacctttaaaattatgcatttttcaaaaaaaacacattgtttgtaatttgaaaaagtaaattttctgcgttttcaaatcgcaatttttaaaaaacgcaagTCACAAATTGTTTGCTTTTTTAAGGGTCCGTTTgcgtttacgatttcaaaaagtgtgatttgaaaaaatgatttattaaatgcaattaagcgtttggtaaaatcacagttgatctttaaaattatgcgtttttcaaaaaagcacacattgtctgcgatttgaaaaaataaattttatgcgttttcaaatcgcaatttttaaaaatgcaattcacATGCGAACGATTCATTTTCTaggatttggtttaaaatatcactttttatttacgaaatcgTAATACTAAGCACACCCTAAATTGTAAGCAAAtgagtactttttttaaaacgcaaaattttgaaatattaaactgcgattttaaaggttagactacgattttaaaaaaaaaaaatcattttttcaaatcgcaaaccAAAACGATCCCTTAGTCATCTAACAATTTATCTGCAAAAAGTAGaacaaatcttttttttccctctcttttttacaggaaaaaaaaaaaaaaaaaaaaaaaaaaaaaaaagaaagaaagaaagaaagaaagaagaagaagaagaagagaggtaCTTCTATCCACAAACAAAGTAGTACATAGCACACCTTGCTATATATCACACTGAGAACAAACAGGCGCATATACACACACGCGGTAAACAGTttatatataatcaaatcagcTAGCTGATCGATGATTGATATGaacataatttatattattacaGTTATCATGCAAGTGCTCAGGTGGTAGCGACGCACATGCAACAACTATGGCGCTATTCAACACCCTTTCGAGCTTTTCATGGGATACAAAAGTTGTCATAGCTCTTGCAGCTCTTGCTGTGAATTGTGGGGAGTTCTGGCTCGTTGCTCAGCTTTGGACGACAAATCCTCTCGCCAAGTCGGTGGCTTTCCTGAAGCAGCTGCCGGACATCTTACAGAATGTAAACTCTCTGAAACCCCAGTTTGACGCACTAAAGAAACTCGTCAAGGCCATCATAGACGTAACAAAGTGCATCATTGAGTTCAAGGAGCTTCCGTCACAGTACATTTCATATGACACGCCACCGATGTCAACTGCCACGGCTCATATCCCCATTGCCGCCTACTGGACAGTTCGAAGTATAGTGGCTTGCGCCTCACAGATTGCAAGCTTTATAGGTTTGAGACATGAGTGAGTCATCCATGGCGACCCATCAACCTCGTTCAGTGAGTCATGAtccattgtatatatatataattataacaGCCCCTCCTCCCTTCACGCTGATTTTAGGTACACTGCATCAGCCACGGAGGCGTGGGAACTGTCAAGCTTGGCTCATAAGGTCAGCAATATACACGAGCATCTCAAGAACCAACTCGCTGTCTGCAATCAACATATAGGTTGGCCACTGACATTCCATTTTTCACTAtacacagtaaaaaaaaaatccgagcTCTTACTTCCCGGCCAATTGATTTTCTGCTTAACTTGCTCCTCTGTCTTAGGTTGGCTACCATGTTTAGTTTCATTCTTATTTCTCCAAATACTAtacacagtttttttttttgggtaagtaaatACTACACACAGTTGAGTCATATCCCAGTATGCAGACATTTGCTTTTAAACTTTTCTTTCTCCAAGTAAGGAATAGAGAAAATGCAGATATTTGCttttaaacttttctttttctatagtTCCAAACCATAATAATGAATAGATAAAACTTCAATTAATTTCTCtaaacttttattacttttgcatTCGTCTTTCAAAAGCTCAAAAACTCTCGATTTAGTGTATcgagcttttaattttttacaatctcACCTTTCACTTTGAGGTTTGGGGTTAAATCCCTGTaacttaacaaatttttttccttcttttttttttaaaaaaaaaaacgaaaaagaaaaccaCACTTTACCCTCTCTAAAGTTTTATCCAAATTTCAATTTTGCctccaaaatgaaaaaagttgCAATCGACTCCAACTAAGTTTCCTAATTTTGCAATGTAGCCAATTCTTTCTAAAATActcgtaaaaaaaataaatttttttaaaaaataaaaaaactgggGGTGGCCATTGAGCATTTGGGGATATTTTTTAGTcctttttttgagaaaaaaaaataataataatttttttaggggTATTTTCGAAAGAACCGGCTAAATTGCAGAATTAGGAAACTTGGTTGAGATCCAAtgtaacttttttcactttaatttggaggcaaaattgtaatttggATGAAACTTTGGGAAAGTGaaagtgtaatttttccaaaaaaaaaaatgaaaaaatcctaacagaatGGTGaggttgtaaatttttttaagttcgatacactaaattgagagtttttgaacctTGGGAGGGggagattgcaaaagtgatcGAAGTTTAGAGGAGTTAATTAGTGGGGTTTCTCCTAAAGGATATATGTTCCCAACTCGTTGATGGATTTACCATATCACACATTCTCataatttcttttcaaattctCCTGCTATAACCACATAAAACAGGTGATCATGATCTTCTAGCTATTCCATGTGTACGTGCAGATCGATCGAATACACAATGAACTTCCCCTTTATATCCCAATCTCAATTACTTTTTCCCTGTTGTTAAAGCATCCTTCATGAGAATCTGAAAGCGTGCGTTACCTGTCGATCTACAGAATATTACACAATGAACTTGATCCCCTTCATATATAATGTATTTAGAATTAACATTATGAAAGTCACACCAAATTAAGGGCTAGCTAATCTATAAATGTGTTCACCGTGGGATCGATGCAGATGAGAAGATACATCTAGAACGCTACCATAATCTCGTCCGGCTTTTTGAAACACTACAAATTGACAATATGAAGACTCTCAAGGCAGTGATATACCCCATGGAAGAACTGCAGATTGGTACTACCAAGGCAAAGGTTAATTTTCTCTTAAATCCCGTTTTAATTACCTAATTAAGCTCAAATTTTGACTTAATATTCTTTTGGCCAAGCAGGCAAGTATTGAAGTACTAAAGAGAAAACATGTGTTACTGCTGATATCGGATCTTGACATCTCCGAGGACGAAATTTTGATTCTTAGTCACATGACCCAAAAATCACGAAGGCCAGCAGAGGCCCAATATGAAGTGATATGGCTCCCAATTCTGGATAGGATGACCGTTTCAAATGAAAAGAATACAGCTAAATTCAAGCACCTGCAATCAATGATGCCATGGTACACTGTGCTTGATCCATGGATCATAGAACCGGCAGTCATCAAGTACATCAAGGAAGTGTGGCATTTTGCAAAGATATCAATTCTAGTTTCATTAGATCAACAGGGAAGGGTGGTCTCCCAAAATGCACTCCACATGCTGTGGATTTGGGAGAATTCGGCTTTCCCTTTCAATAGTGAGAAAGAGGAAGCCTTATGGAAGTCAGAAACTTGGAGAATTGAGCTACTCGTTGATACCATTGATCCAGAAGTGTTTAATTCGGTATCTCCATCTTTGAAACCTTCTACTCATGATActcatatatacatacacatgcACTTGTTTTGATTAACTCATTAGTTTGATGCGAATCAACTACTACAAAACATAGGAAAAGACATATCCAGCTATTTTGAAAAAGCCATGATCTTCAAAACACAATAAACTGTATTATAGAAAATACAAATGCCCTACCACTGACATAGATAATTGTTCAGCAAGAGAgtactttatttaattaaaggaaaatgctcatcatcccaaattttttctccaaaagtTGGTTCCAAAGCTAAGTGATGTGTCACCATCTCATGTTTTCCAAAACAATAGAtttcatgagattgtgacacatcatttgagaattAACTTTTGgccaaaaaatttgaaatgtggagcatttctctttaaataggaaaaacttcacttaccggCCGGTCTCTCTCGAAGAGATCAGACCTCTTGTTCTCTACTGCTATCCTGATAAGGTTTAATATATAACTTGAGAATTTGCCTCATTATCAGATAGCAAACGGGAGAATCGTATGCTTATATGGAGGTGAGGACATTGAGTGGATCCGGAAATTCACATCCACAGCACAAGCTGTTGCCAAGGCTGCTAAGGTGACGTTAGAAATATTTTACGTGGGGAAGAACAATGCAAAGGAGAGGGTGAGCAAAAACAATGAAATAATCAGAAAAGAACTTCTCAGTCGGCACTGGCCACAACTCACATCCATATGGTTCTTTTGGAAACGGCTGGAGAGTATGTTGTATTCAAAATTGCAGCATGGCAGCAGTGTCGAGAACGATCACATAATGAGGGAGGTCATGACTATGCTTAGCTTCGACGGCGGAGATCAAGGATGGGCACTAGTGTACGGAGGACCGGCTGAGATTGCCAGAGCCAAAGGAGACATTGCTCTGACGTGCCTGCAACAGTTCGAGCAGTGGAAAGACGATGCTGAGAGCAATGGCTTTGTGCCAGCACTCAAGAATCGCATGAAACTTCTTCACCTCCCGCATCATTGCAACCGCCTCATCCTCCCCGGTGTCAATGGCGGAATCCTGGAGACTGTGGTGTGTGCAGAGTGTGGCCGTCCGATGGAGAAGTACTTCATGTACCGCTGCTGCGTCGAGGACTAAGTCGCATTAAGCTTTATTTATTGAGCATGCatgatatacatatatatctatattatgGCTTGTCTGTTGTGAAAGACAAGCCTaggcattttgatattttggttgGTTATGGAAAAACTATTACAACTAGGATTcgtattatattaattaatgatgtTTGTGTGAAATGTCTGGATGTTGAGTCTGTGACTAATAAATTAAGTGTGCTGTAAAAATTTGTCATCTGCATGTCTTATGGGCTTTTGATTTCGTTTTTCCTGTATTAATTTCTATCTTCTACTCTTTAAAAGACAACCTGTTTTCCCATTTATTTCATGTTACAAcactttctcaaataaataaatgacctTATAAAACATGTAATGGTGCTTGAAGGCCATCCTGTGTATAAAGAGTACCGCTACGTACGCGTACTTTCATTTTCACATTCTTTGacttgacttttaaaattatgttagaTTTGAGATTGatgattattgaattttgatttaataacgATTTTAAAGCCAAAttagagagagtgagagtaaTAGTATGAAAATAAGATGTTTGTGACATTACTCGATAGTTACAAAATTTGGTGTCTCTTTCATGGATCAATCGTCCCTCCCGAGAGGGTTTTTTCCACTAccattcattctttttctttattcttttctctttttttttttttctttttttagggataTATTAATTTGACAAAGATATATGTACATGTAGCAACGTTTGATAAGTTTTAtgtgaattattttttgggaaaagtacgtCTAACTCcctcaaattacaattttattgtcaatattctctccaaactaccaattatatCAATGTCTCTCATAAACTAGctaccaaaacatgtcaatgtcccccctaatgacaaagatacacttcataaaattattatatctcaaaaaaaaaaactataaaattattaaaaaaatataaaaaacaaaaaaaaacaaaaaacaaaaactgatttttcttctctttttttttttaaaaaaaaaatgtttttataattttcagttatttttttcgttttttttataaatttggttttcttaattttcttcttttttttttcctttttttcaaatttataaggacatttatgtcttattaaaaaagaaattagggtcatttttgtctttttattggttttatgagagatattgacattttttagtagtttgaggtgtgaatattaataattgaatggtagtttaatggggatatttacttttttttttcttttttcttttttttaatgtggaAAATGGGCCTGACAGGaatttctaaaatccaaagAGTATCTtgataaacataaaaaataaaaatgatagaaatttttttgatttaacccttaaaaaaataaaaataaataaataaacattttcCTATGAGTAGATGAAAGAGCTTTCCGTTTGCCCTATAATCTCTTAAGTCTTAATTAATCATATTCTGCCGGCCAATCCCcaaggaaacaatatttaaaaactGGTGTTACTTAAAGAGTCCTTTCTAAAACATTTATTAATTTCCAGGTCTTTGATCACTCACCAGTTGGCAACTCCAAGTAAGGTTCCATCAACCTTCCcttcaattataaatttattaatgttatttccAGAGATAATAATAAGATGTCAAAGTCAAGTTTAATGTGGTGGTGGCAGGACATTAATTTGGAATATgattgaaatggagaggaaccTATCCCTTATTTTACAATGGATATATAAAATTGTTCAAAGTActgaaatgataattttatcttttataaaataagGGATCgactcctctccatttcacttgaaatgaacAGAatttattttccattaatttcaaCCATATTTCGAAGAAATTGTCATACCTTTGAAAGAAGGTAAGACTTTGGTTTCAATTGTTGCCAATTTGGCACTACTTATAGTTCGATCATAATTCTCAAAGACAAGTAGACACGAATtgtccaaaaattacaaaaattttgaaactaaAAGTTACAACAAAATTTGTGGGGGCTACACTACTACAAATGAATAAAGATCGGAAAGAGCAAATGGTGTAATTGAGTtgagtattgaatgtttaagTTGGGTTCGTTTAATTGTTTTTGAACACAAGTCGGGCTCGAGCCTATTACTGAGTTAATAACTTGTGCAAACTCTGTTCATTTATTCTTTGAACAAACTCAAACTTGTTCATAAactgctcaattaacttatttattgtatatataaagtaagtgtaatgctaaatactatatttttatcccataaTACTCACATAACATTCCCAACAAACCCTtgaataaattctttttaaaaaaataaaatccaattgTTAGATAGGATTGTCCCGTCATCATTGTGGATATTTGTGGAATACAAATGTGGTATATATCACTACTCTTTAAGTAAATGttgtgattgtttttttttcccttaaatacATACTAGTTATTAGTTAATTAactattgttaaaattttattatttaggtTAATTAGATacattaacttgaatcttaaacaatataatattaattctatatttttgtcttataatatgtatatatattcattacATACACTGctacacacatatacatatatctatatcaagattcacaattacaataattcaaattatatttaggaaaaaatataaaaaagccccatAAACtaacaatcaattttaaaatagccccCTAAATATCTAAGTGTGCtattatgacccatcaaactactaaGATGTGCCAAAAATGCAACTTTTTCGATAATACCATTTTAtcttaaaaaccaaaatttaaaaaaaaaaaatctaaaaagttaaataaattaaataaagtttaaaaattaaaatttcttaatttaaaaaaaaaaattagaaaaaacaaaaggggtggCTGTCGGTTAAACAAACCCTGGGGGTGGTTgcgggccacccccaaagggatctaggggtggccttcaCAGATATAGTCGGGGGTGGCGCGGGGCCACCCCTAGATTCCTTTGGGAGTGGCCAAtccccggccacctctgggggtagCGTTTGGCCACCCATATTGGTTGGGGGTGGTTGCTCAACCAGAAGCGAcctcttttgttttctcaattttttgtttttaaaaaaatatttgtttagtttttatatttttatgtttaatatatttctactttttattaagaatgccatatgttgtcattttattagAGATGATGTAGCAACTGGGAAGTAACGGaatctgtcaattttttaacgaaatttgactctaAAGAGCAATTTAtaaattaggccaaccataTGAATCTCTGAATTCACTTTGGTACCAcagtgagcgatttgtaaattaggccaatcatatggactgattttgcattttttttttctttatttttataccacaattagcgatttgtaatttaggccaattacATGGATTAATTTCGCATttatcccccaaaaaaaagtttttttttttaataaatctacCCCTTCGTTTTTttataggttttttattttagtttttaagagaataagggtattatcaaAAAAGTGGCCACCTTTTTGgcacaccttttttttttgaagtctatcttaataTTCATTTCAATGGGAGATAAACTCTTGTTCATCAATTCCAGTACTGGAAATAAAATTGGGTTTAATACGTTTTTGGTCCCtaagttttaaaaactttattttttaatacctgaGTTTTAATTCGCATCACAAATGATACCTCCGTTTTAGGAAAAaaccaaattagtaccttagTCAAGTCTTCCAtctaaaaactaacggcccgccaGGTGTCAACCTCTAagggttgacacgtgttttagtattaacaaaaaaaaaaaaattaaaaattaaaaattaaaaattaaaaattaaaaattaaaaattaaaaattaattaaaaaaatattaaaaactttaaaaaaaatagaaaaagaagaggggtgtcTGGGGTAGCCGATCCACCtcatggtaaaaaaaaaaaaattggtcaagGATTTTGGCCCATGGGGTGAACCATCCCCAATAGCCAAAACCCATCATAAAAATTTGAAGGTTTGCCCAtggaggtggctgaaccacccccgtagccacccccaaaccggccaATCCTAGGGGTGGTCCGGGCCAAAACCcttgaccaaatttttttttttttgtcatggggtggccgaactatcccttatggggtggttcggccacccgaGACCGGTCAAAAGGGTcggccacccctcttctttttctttttcttttttcaattttttttttaagtttttaatattttaattaatttttttaaaaaaaattattttttatttttttaatactaaaatATGTGTCAACCCTCAGGAGTTGACATCTGGCGGGTTGTTAGTTTTTTGACGAAAAACTTaattgaggtactaatttggtctttttccaAAATGGAGATACCATCTGTGATGTTAATTGAAACTcagtgatgtggtcttttgtttaccaaaatatatcaataataaaattaccactcgcaatagtacgaatccttataggatagggttatgttgagggtgtcaaacctcaaggactgcgtaggtattattatcaagcttatcgagataacttaattaaaaatatgtttgatttttgttttcttaaaataaatgcataaaagtaaaagacataaatttaaagatagtagggatgagataaagaataggggattgattttaccactcaccacataacaatggtcaatcataaattaaaaggaaaattcatactaaacatgatatagggctcgtctcactcgagtagtcaagaaattacctctaaagaataagtataatccatcttcggttggcacggaccgtccacctaaccactaagatgcggtacgacccgtctttcctaggcatggactagctacgtctttaataggatatacacacaatcaatggaatagtataacccatcttcagttggcacggactgtctacctaaattacactaaactagggtgtagtacaatccgtcttccctaggcatagtctatctaatcctcttgatcatatatcaattaaaaccgttgtataacaatcattcacataatcacagaaaatatgaaggattgagttcaatcaatataaaagactttctaagagaagataagaaattcataatgattgaat contains these protein-coding regions:
- the LOC133875417 gene encoding protein SIEVE ELEMENT OCCLUSION B-like, which produces MASSNGNTQPALKMQQLIKSDRRRTFSSSDDGAMMKQIQATHSPDGREVDVKPILNIIEDILRRAIPTIDGVLINGKQEQVDTAEDKSTSQLADFLGVLEALAYLIHKISCELSCKCSGGSDAHATTMALFNTLSSFSWDTKVVIALAALAVNCGEFWLVAQLWTTNPLAKSVAFLKQLPDILQNVNSLKPQFDALKKLVKAIIDVTKCIIEFKELPSQYISYDTPPMSTATAHIPIAAYWTVRSIVACASQIASFIGLRHEYTASATEAWELSSLAHKVSNIHEHLKNQLAVCNQHIDEKIHLERYHNLVRLFETLQIDNMKTLKAVIYPMEELQIGTTKAKASIEVLKRKHVLLLISDLDISEDEILILSHMTQKSRRPAEAQYEVIWLPILDRMTVSNEKNTAKFKHLQSMMPWYTVLDPWIIEPAVIKYIKEVWHFAKISILVSLDQQGRVVSQNALHMLWIWENSAFPFNSEKEEALWKSETWRIELLVDTIDPEVFNSIANGRIVCLYGGEDIEWIRKFTSTAQAVAKAAKVTLEIFYVGKNNAKERVSKNNEIIRKELLSRHWPQLTSIWFFWKRLESMLYSKLQHGSSVENDHIMREVMTMLSFDGGDQGWALVYGGPAEIARAKGDIALTCLQQFEQWKDDAESNGFVPALKNRMKLLHLPHHCNRLILPGVNGGILETVVCAECGRPMEKYFMYRCCVED